The genome window GCTTGACACGGTGTCTGTGGGTTCTTCGCGAGCAAGCTCGTTCCTACAGGGACGCGAGCGAAAAGGAAACGATGTGATCACCGCCCAAGCCTTCCCGACCATCCGGGCTATCCAGCGCAGTGCCTGGAACGATTGTTTCCCGGGTGCGCTGGAGGACTGGGACTATTACGTCGCCGTGGAAAACGCCGCCATCGATGATTTCCAGTGGCGTTATCTCGCGGTTTATCAAGATGGAACGCTGGTGGCCGTAGCTGCCGCGTTCATCACGCATTATCGCCTCGACACCACGGTGTCGGGCGCCGGCAAGCGCTTGACCGAGCGTGTCGAGCGGCTGTGGCCGGGGCTTTTGCAATTGGGGCTGTATGCCCTCGGATCGCCCGTGGCCGAGCGCTGCGACGTGGGTTTCGCCAGCAGCGTGCCGGATGCCCAGCGTCCGCTGTTGCTCAAGCACTTGCTGGAGGCCGCACGCCAGGATGCCGATGATTTCGGCATCGGCCTGGTGGCGGTCAAGGATGCGCCGAGCAAAGACCCGCACTGGCTCCAGAGCTGCCGCGCGGCGGGCTTCCAGAGCATGCCGAGCTTGCCCACTGGCGTGTTGCCATTGCCGTACGGTTCGGTGGATGCCTACCTGGGTTCGCTGGGCAAATCCACGCGCAAGGACCTGCGTCGCAAGCTGCGTGCGCCGGGGCCGCGGGTGGAGTGGCGGCGCAATATCGACGACGTGCTGCCCGAGGTCATGCGCCTGTACGAAGCCACGCTCACGCGCGCCGAGTTGCAGTTCGAACGGCTGCCCGCCGGTTACTTCACCGGCGTACTCGAACGCCTGGATGAGCGCGCGATCTGTGTTCTTTACTGGGTGGACGAGCAACTGGTGGCGTTCAACCTGATCCTGGTCGACGAACACCGCCTGGTGGACAAGTTTTTCGGGCATGACGTGGCGTTTACCCGCGACTACAACCTGTACTTCCGCAGCTGGCTGACCAATGTCGACTACTGTATTCAACACAATATTGCGGTGTATGAGTGCGGGCAGGCCGGGTATGCCAGTAAGCTGCGCCTGGGCTGCGAGTTTCAGGGCAACAGTGTGTTTTTCCGTCACCGCAACCGGCTGGTCAACGGCCTGCTCAAGCTTGTAAAACTGTTTATTCGACCGGACCGTTCCGACCCTGCCATGGCTGCTGCGATAAGCGAAACCTGATGATCACCAAGACCCGCCAGAAAGCCCGCCCCTTTGCCATTTCGCGCTGGAGCGTCCAGCGCAAGCTGGTGCTGGCGTTCTGGTTGGTCAGCGTGATCCCTACCATGATCGCGGCCGAGCTGGCCGCGACCACGCTGTCGCAGATCTTCGACAGCAACGTGCGCATCTGGCTGCAGGAGTCGACCAAGATCGTCAAGGACGAGATCGGCGACATCCTTCACGACAACGCGCGCATGGCCAAACTGTTCCTGCGCTACACCAGCCCGCCGTCGAGCCGCCAAGCCGCCAAGCACGACCGGCTGACCGCCGACATTGCCGACGCGACCGATATCGACGTGGTCGCGCTGATTCGCGCCAGCGACCACAAAGTGGAGTTCAGCACTGCCTCCGATGACATCGTCAAACAGATCAATCTGACCAGTAATGCGGTATTACAGACGGTGCAGGTGGCCGGTGTGAGCACCGGCCTGGTGGTGTCGACCTTCGAGACCAGCCGTGACGGTATCGATTACATTTTGCTGGTTGCCACCTACCTGGACAGCAGTTTCCTCACTAGCGTGGCCGATGTGCACTCCCTCGACCTGCGCCTGTACCTGGCCAACCCCGACGGTTTCTCCGAGATATTCTCGACCCAGCGTTTCGTGGATCACCCCTCGCGCATCCCCAAGAGCGTCGAAACGGCGATGCGCAGCACCCGCCAGCCGAGCGAGCAGTTCACCAATAACTACAGCGGGCTGTACTGGCCGATCTTCAATGATGCGGGAGATTTGCAGGGCGTGATTTTCAGCGGCCTGTTGCGCCACACCAGCCTGGTCGGGCTGGTCAACCAGAGCAACCTTTTCCTGCTTATCTTCCTGCTCAGCTCGGCCCTGTCGCTGGCGGCGGGGGTGCTGGTGTCGCGGCGCCTGACCAAGCCGCTGCGGGACCTGTCCCAGGGCGTGGACGCAGTGATCTCGGGTAACTACGAACACCGTGTGCTGGTCAGCGGCGGCGATGAGCTCGCCCAGTTGAGCAGCACCTTCAACCACATGACCGAGCGCCTGGGCGAGTTGCATCACCTTGAAGCCCAGTTGCGCCGACGCGATCGCCTGCACGCCCTCGGCGAAGTCGCCATGGGCCTGGCCCACGAGATCCGCAACCCGCTGGGCATCATCAAGACGGCCACGCAGCTGTTGCACCGGCGTGCCGATCTGGCGGAAACCGACAAGCGCCATCTGGAATACGTGGTCAGTGAGGTCAGCCGCATCAACGACCTGATCACCGAGTTCCTCGACTTCGCCAAGCCCAACCCGCCGCTGCGGGTGTTGCAACCGGCGCGTGCGCTGGTGGATGAGATCCTCGGCTTCTGCGCGCCGGAGTTGGCCACCCACGCGATCGATGCCCGTGTCGATGACCAGGCACCGGGAGCGACTCTCTACGCCGACGCCAAGCAACTCAAGCAGGCGTGCCTCAACCTGATTCTCAACGCCATCGACGCGATGCCCGAAGGCGGGCGCCTGACCCTGGGCATTCGCACAGTGGGCGACAACACGGTGATCAGCATCGCCGACACCGGCCAGGGTATCCCGGCGGATATGCTTGAACGTATCTTCACCCCATTCGTCACCACCAAGGCCTCGGGCACCGGCCTGGGCCTGGCCAAAGTCTATTCGATCATGGAAAGTCACGACGGCAGCATCGAATGCGCCAGTGAGAAAGATGCCGGCGCCACCTTCAGCCTGTACATTCCGGCGATTGGCGAAGACGACGAGGACAGTCATGACGCATAACATTCTGGTAGTCGATGATGAACCCAAGCTCTGCGACCTGCTGGCGTCGGCCCTGGGCCAGAACGGTGTGCAGGTGTTCATCGCCGGCAACGGCCTGCACGCGCTCAAGGTGCTGGAGCAGGAAGACATCGACCTGGTGATCAGCGACTGGCGCATGCCCGGCATGGACGGGCCGGCGCTGCTGGCCGAGATCAAGGTGCGCTACCCCCACGTACCGGTGATCGTGATGACCGCCTACAGCACCGTGAAAAACGCCGTGCAGTCGATGCGCAACGGTGCCTACGACTACATCGCCAAGCCGTTCGATATCGACGAACTGGACATCACCGTGGCCAAGGCCCTGCAGTTTCGCGACATCATGCGCGACAACGCGCGCCTGCGTGCCGAACTGGACGAACACGCGCAGTTCGACAGCCTGGTGGGCGACAGCCCGGCGTTTCGCAAAGTGCTGCAAGCGGTGGACTCGGTGCGCGACAGCAGCGCCACCATCCTGCTCACCGGCGAAAGCGGCACCGGCAAGGAAATGGTGGCCCGCGCCATCCACAAACACGGCAGCCGTGCCGACCAACCGTTCGTGGCGGTCAACTGTGCAGCGATCCCGGAAGGCCTGCTGGAAAGCGAAATGTTCGGCCATCGCAAAGGCGCGTTTACCGGTGCCGTGGCCGACCGGGTAGGGCGCTTCCAGCAGGCTGACAAGGGCACGTTGTTTCTCGACGAAGTGGGCGACATGCCGTTGGCGTTGCAGGCGAAGATCCTGCGCGCATTGCAGGAGCGGGTGATCGAGCCGGTGGGCGACCCCCGCGAGCGCAAGGTGGACGTGCGGGTGATTGCCGCCACCAACAAGAATCTGCTGGATGCGGTGGCCAACAAAGAGTTTCGCGAAGACCTGTATTACCGCCTCAACGTGTTCCCGATCCCGTTGCCGGCCTTGCGTGAGCGGGTGGAAGATATCGCACCGTTGGCCCGCCACTTCGCCCAGACCCTGAGCGCCACCGCCGGCAAACGTATCACCGGCTTCAGCCCGGAGGCCTTGCAGGCCATGGCGGCGTATCACTGGCCGGGCAATATCCGTGAACTGCAGAACTGCGTCGAACGCGCGACCATCGTCGCGGCGTCACCGGTAATCGAGGACATCGACCTGCCGGGTTACCTGTTTGCGTCCAAGCCAAGCGAGGGCGGTGTGACCGCCATCCTCAGCGACGGGCCGGGCATTCCCCAGGACCTGGACGCGGCGCTGGCGGAGGTGGAGAAGGCCTATATCCTGGCGGCGTTGCAGGAGAGCAATGGGGTGCAGGCGGCGGCAGCGGCGAAGATCGGGATTTCCGAGCGCAGCTTTTGGTATCGCCTGAAGAAGCTGGGTATCCAGGTCGACAAGATCGTCCGCTGACACACCGAGGTTCAAATGTGGGAGGGGGCTTGCCCCCGATTGCAGTGGGTCAGACAGCTTTTCTGTCTCTGATACACCGCCATCGGGGGCAAGCCCCCTCCCACAGTTTTGACCGTGTTGGGTCAGGTGTGGACGCGTACCCAGATGCTCACCAATACCGTTGCCGCCATCAACCACGCCACCGCCGCCACGGCCAGTGACGCCTCCAACCGCATCCGATCCACCATCACATACAAGGTCGCCAGGTACACGAAGTACGGAATGATCGACCACATCCCGAACAGGATCGTGGTCTTCAAATCGTCTACCGAGCGCCCCTTGCCGACGATGTAGTGGGCGATCAACGCAAAGGTCGGAAACAGCGGCACCAGGCCTGCGATGTAATAGTTCTTGGTCTTGGCCAGCGCCGCCAGGATCAGCACCACTGCCGCGCCGAGGGCTGCCTTCAAGAGTAAGTCCATCAGTGGCTCAACCCGTATTTCTTGACCTTGTCGAACAGCGTGGTCTTGGCCATTCCCAGTTCCTGGCTGGCCTGGGTCAGGTTGCCGCCGCTGCGTTGCAGTGCATCGTTGAGCAGGTTGCGTTCGAAGGCTTCTACCGCTTCGGTGAAGGCCAGGCCCTGGCCGCCGCTGCTGGCGCCGCTTTTCTTGAAGGCGGGCAGGCCGAGGGCGAAGCGTTCGGCGACGTTGCGCAGTTCACGCACGTTGCCCGGCCAGTCGTGGCTCATCAGGCTGGACAGGGTCTGGTTGTCCAGCTCCGGCGCGGTGCGGTCGAAGCGCAGGGATGACTGCTGCAGGAAGTGTTCGAACAGTTGCAGGATGTCTTCGCGTCGCTCGCGCAGGGGCGGCAGTTCCAGGGTGACCACGTTGAGGCGGTAATACAGGTCGCTGCGGAACTGGTTGGCGCGGCTCAGTTCGTCGAGGTCGGACTTGGTGGCGGCGATCACCCGGCAGTCCACCGCCACGCTCTGGTTCGACCCCAGGCGTTCCAGGGTGCGTTCCTGCAATACCCGCAACAGCTTGATCTGCAGGTTGATCGGCATGCTTTCCACTTCATCGAGGAACAGCGTGCCTTCGTGGGCGTGTTCGATCTTGCCGATGCGGCGCTTGCCGGCACCGGTGAAGGCGTTGGCTTCGTGGCCGAAAATCTCGCTTTCGAAGAGGTTCTCCGGCAGGCCGCCGCAGTTCAGGGCGACGAACTGGTGGGCGTGACGCCGGCTGAAATCATGCAGGCAGCGCGCGACCAGTTCCTTGCCGGTGCCGGTCTCGCCTTCGATCAGCACGTTGGCCGAGGTGTCGGCGACGTTGGCGATCAGCTCGCGCAGGTTCTGCATGGCCGGCGAACGGCCGATGATGCGACCTTCCAACGAATCGCGCTCGGCCAATTGCCGACGCAGCGACCAGACTTCCCGCGCCAGCCCGCGCTGCTCCAGGGCGCGGCGCGCCACGTCGACCAGGCGTTCGGGGGAGAAGGGTTTCTCCATGAAGTCATAGGCGCCGTTGCGCATCGCGCCGACCGCCATGGAAATATCGCCATGCCCGGTGATCAGCACCACCGGCAGGCTTTTATCCAGGGCCTTGAGGCGGGTGAGCAGCTCCAGGCCGTCGATGCCCGGCAGGCGGATATCGCTGATCACAATACCGGCGAAGTTTTCGCCGATGCGCTTCAAGGCTTCTTCGGCACTGCCCACGCCGACGCTGGGAATATCTTCCAGGGCCAGGGCTTGCTGGCAGCCGAGCAGCACGTGAGGGTCGTCTTCGACGATCAGCACGGTGAGGTCTTCTTTAAGGGCTGTAGCGTCTGTATTCATGTCGACTCAGCTTGTTGAGTGCCCGCCAGCGGCAGGCACAAGACAAAGGCCGTTCCACCACTGGCCGGGTGTTCCACGGCGAGGTTGCCGCCGGTGGCCGCCGCGAGGCTGGCAGACAGCGTCAGGCCCAGGCCCAGGCCTTGCTCGCCGGGCTTGGTGGTGAAGAACGGTTCGAACAAATGCTTGCGCGCCTCGGGGTCGATGCCGTGGCCATTGTCGCGCACTAGCAGGCGGTATTTGCCGTCGTTGCTGCTGCCTTCCAGCCACAATTGCGGGGCCGGTTGGGCTTGCATAGCGTCGAGGGCATTGCCGATCAGGTTGACCAGGATCTGTTCCAGGCGTGTCTGGTCGATTTGCAGTTGGGCGTGGGAAAAGTCGCGGTGCAGCGTCAGCGGCAGGCTGTCCAGGCGTGCGCCGAGCACTTGGAACGCGGCGTCTACCGCTTTGGCCAGGCTGGCTTCGCCCTGATCGTCTCCGCGCCGGGCGAAGGAGCGCAGGCTGGCGGTGATACGGCCCATGCGATCGATCAGTTCATTGATGGTCTTGAGATTGGCGCTGGCGGTGTCCAGCGCACCGCGCTCCAGGAAGCGCACGGTATTGCCGGACAAGGTGCGCAGCGCGGCCAGTGGCTGGTTCAATTCGTGGGCGATGCTGGTGGACATCTGGCCGATGGCCGCCAGTTTGCCGGCCTGCACCAGTTCATCCTGGGCACGGCGCAGGGTTTCTTCGGCCTGGCGCCGCTCGCGGATCTGGCCCTTGAGGCGTTCGTTGCTGGCGCGCAGGTCGGCGGTGCGTTCGGCAATCCGTCGTTCCAGTTGGCTGTTGGCTTCCTGCAGGGCTTCCCGTGCCGCGAGGCGAGTGGCGATGACTTTGCGCCGTTCGTTCCAGGCAATCAGCAAAAATGCCACCAGGCCAAACGCAACGGCCACCAGGATGCCCTGGTTGATCGCGGCGCGGCGCAGGTCGTTGAGCGGGGTGAGCAGGGTGAAATTCCACGGCGTGTCATTGAGCGGGCGGGTTTGCGCCAGGTAGCTGACTTCGTGCTCGTCGTTGACCACTTCGCTGTTGGCCGGGAAGGTCAGTTTTTCGGTGCCTTCGTTGAGGCGCTCGCGGGCCAGGGGTTCCAACTCGTTCAGCGTCGCCCAGTAATATTGCAGGCTGTGGGCCAGGCGGTCCTTGGTGTCATCGCTCAGTGGGCGCACGGCCTTGAGGCGGCGGGCCGGGTCGCTGGAGAGGATGATGATGCCGTTCTCATCGCTCACGAACGCTTCGAGGCGTGCGCGTTGCCAGCGTTCTTCCAGGGCTTCAAGGCGTACCTTGACCACGGCGACGCCGATGATCTTGCCATGCTCTTCCAGGCCGTGGGCCAGGTAGTAGCCGGGTTCGCCGTTGGTGCTGCCGATGCCGTAGAAACGGCCAGGCTGTCCCCGCACGGCGTTCTGGAAATAGGCGCGGAAGGACAGGTCTTCCCCCTGGTAACTGTCGGCATCGCGCCAGTTACTGGTGGCCAGCACGCGGCCGGTGGTGTCCATCACGTAGATGGCCCGGCTGCGACTGCGTCGGTTCAGACCTTCGAGGTAATCGTTGACGGTCTTGCGGGTTCCCTGGTTCGGGTCGGCCAGCAGCGTGGAGACGCTGGACTCCAGCTCCAACAGGCTGGGCAGGTAGGTGTATTTGCTCAGTTCGCTTTCGACGGTGCGTGCATGCAGCTCCAACTGGCGTTCGCCGGTGTCGCTGAGGGTGCGGATGCCATAGTACTCACTGACCCAGAAGCCGATGAAACCCAGGCCGATCATCAGGGCGATGATCAGGGGCGGCAGGAACAGTTGGCGGATCAGACGTGGTTTCACGGCAAGTGATGGCGGTGCGGCGCGAAATTGGTTGGGGTCGCATTTCATCACAGATGCCTTGGGTCAACCAGAGCTTACCGGCCTGCGCGGACCAATGTGGGAGCGGCCTTGCTCGCGAAGGCGGTGGGTCAATGAAGAATCTATCGACTGACACTACGCCTTCGCGAGCAAGCCCGCTCCCACACAAGCCCACTGTCACATGGGCCCGGTTTCTACAGTGGAAGCTATGTAGTGCTTAGTGCTGCAGGATTTTCTCAAGGAAGTGCTGCGCGCGTTCGGAGCGGGCGCTGATGTCGCCGAAGAACTCTTCTTTCGGGCAGTCTTCGATGATCTTGCCGGCGTCCATGAAGATCACGCGGTCAGCCACTTTGCGGGCGAAGCCCATTTCGTGGGTCACGCACATCATGGTCATGCCTTCGTGGGCCAGTTGCACCATCACGTCGAGCACTTCGTTGACCATTTCCGGGTCGAGCGCCGAGGTCGGTTCGTCGAACAGCATGACGATCGGGTCCATGGCCAGGGCGCGGGCAATCGCCACACGTTGTTGCTGGCCGCCGGAGAGCTGGCCAGGGTGCTTGTGCGCATGCGCCGACAGGCCGACGCGCTCGAGCAGTTGCAGGCCTTTCTTGGTGGCCTCTTCCTTGCTGCGGCCGAGTACCTTGATCTGCGCGATGGTCAGGTTTTCGGTGATGGTCAGGTGCGGGAACAGCTCGAAGTGCTGGAACACCATGCCGACGCGCGAGCGCAGTTGCGGCAGGTTGGTCTTCGGGTCGGCAATGGAAGTGCCGTCGACCACGATGTCGCCCTTCTGGAACGGTTCCAGCGCGTTGACGCACTTGATCAGGGTGGACTTACCCGAGCCGGACGGCCCGCACACCACGATCACTTCGCCTTTTTTAACCTCGGTGCTGCAATCGGTCAGCACCTGGAAGTCGCCATACCACTTGTTGATGTTCTTGATAGAGATCATACGGCAAACCTTTTTTGCAGACGCTTGACCAGCAGCGAGGCGGAAAAGCTGATGATGAAGTAGACGACACCGGCGAAGATCAGGAACTCATTGGAGCGGCCGATGATGTCGCCGTTGGAGCGGGCGGAGTTGAGGAAGTCCACCAGGCCCACGGTGTAGACCAGCGAGGTGTCCTGGAACAGGATGATCGACTGTTGCAGCAGCAACGGGGTCATCTTACGGAACGCCTGGGGCAGGATGATCAGGCGCATGGTCTGGCCGTAGGTCATGCCCATGGCCTGTGCCGCCGCCATCTGGCCCTTGGGGATCGACTGCACGCCGGCCCGCACGATTTCACAGAAGTACGCGGCTTCGAACATCATGAAGGCCACGACACAGGAGGTGAACGCACCGATCGGGGTGTCTTCGCCGGTGATCCAGCGCAATACGAACGGCACCGCCAGGTAGAACCAGGTGATCACCAGCAGCAGCGGGATCGAGCGGAAGTAGTTCACATAAGCGCCGGCGACACGCGACAGCAGTTTGCTGGACGACAGGCGCATCAGCGCCAGAACCGTACCCAGCGCGATACCGCCGACCACACCCATGACCATCAGCTGCAGGGTCATGACCATGCCGTTCCACAGGCCCGGGATGGCGGGGATGATGCCGCTGAAATCGAAGTCCATTATTTACCCCCCACGGAGATCAGGCCGGGCACTGCGACTTTCTTCTCGACCACGCGCATCAGCAACATCAGGCTCATGTTCAGGGTGAAGTAGATCAGCGTGGCCAGGGTGAAGGCTTCAAACAGGTTGGCCGAGAACTCGGCGGTCTGCTTGGTTTGCGCCAGCAGTTCCATCAGGCCGATCAAGGACGCCACGGAGGAGTTCTTGAAGACGTTGAGGAATTCCGAGGTAAGCGGCGGAATGATGATCCGGTAGGCCTGGGGCAGCAGCACGTTCCAGTAGATCTGCGGCAGCTTGAAGCCCATGGCGCGTGCAGCGGATTCCTGGCCACGTGGCAGCGCCTGGATGCCGGTACGCACTTGTTCGCACACACGGGCAGCGGTGAACAGGCCCAGGCACACGACAACGCTCAGGTAGGCCGAGGTGGTCGGGTTGAGGTCCTGTTTGTACCAGTCCTGCAGGTTCTGCGGCAGCATGTCGGGTACCAGGAAGTACCAGATGAACAGCTGAACCAGCAGCGGCACGTTACGAAACAGTTCCACGTAGCAGGTCGCGATGCCCGATACGATGCGGTTTGGCACGGTGCGCATGACGCCCAGAATGGACCCCAGCAGCAAGGCGATAATCCATGCCACGACAGCGATGGCGATGGTCCAGCCCAAGCCGGCGATGTACCAGTCGAGATAAGTCTCGCTGCCCACGCCAGTGGACTTGAAGAACACGCCCCAGTCCCAGTTGTAATTCATTAGGGTCTCCCCTCGAAATCGATCGATGTACAAGCACCCGCTTGGGGAAGATCCTTTCCCGCCCGGCAGTGAACGCCAGGCACACGCGATCGGCTCGAAAACCGCCAGGTCGAGTGTTCCACAATAAAGCCAGCAGGTAGTAACAGACGCCTGAGGGAGGTTGGCTCCCTCAGGAGATAAGCTTAGTCAGGTATCAGATTTTTACGTCAGGGGCTGGTTTGTCGCTTGGGTTGGCGATCAGCTCCTTCACCTTGTCGCTCATCGGGAAGTTCAGGTTCAGGCCTTTTGGGGGGATCGGGCTCTCGAACCATTTGCTGTAGATCTTGTTGATTTCGCCGGATTTGTACAGGGCAACGATGGCGTCATCGACAGCTTTCTTGAAGTCAGGATCGCCTTTGCGAACCATGCACGCGTAGGCTTCGAAGGACTGTGGAGTACCGGTGATGACCCAGTCGTCCGGCTTCTTGGCCTTGGCTTCTTCACCGGCCAGCAGGGCGTCGTCCATCATGAACGCAACGGCGCGGCCGCTTTCCAGCATTTGGAAGGATTCGCCGTGGTCTTTGGCGGAGATGACGTTCATGCCCATCTGCTTGTCGGCGTTCATCGCCTTGATGATGCGCTCGGACGTGGTGCCAGCGGTGGTCACGACGTTCTTGCCTTTCAGGTCGGCAAAGTCAGCGTAGGACGGCTTGCCGTCCTTGTCTTTCTTGACCAGCAGGCGGGTGCCGATTTCGAAGATGTTGACGGTGAAATCAACTTGCTGGGCGCGTTCGGCGTTGTTGGTGGTGGAACCGCACTCGAGGTCCGCGGTGCCGTTCTGGATCAGCGGAATACGGGTTTGCGAAGTCACCAGGTTGTACTTGGCCTTCAGGTCGGGCTTGTTCAGGTCTTTTTTCAGGGCTTCAACGATAGCCAGCTGAATGTCGTGGGAGTAGCCCACAGGTTTGCCCGAACCATCCGCGATGTAGGAAAACGGAATGGAGCTGTCGCGATGAGCGAGGGTGATGGTGCCGGAGTCGTTGATTTTCTTCAGTGTGCCGGTGAGTTCGGCGGCGAAAACTGGAGTGCTGATCAGAGCAGCAGCGATAGCTGCGCCCAGGATATGGGGAACGATGCGCATCAATACTTCCTCGACATTTGTTTTTTTTATGAAGCCGGCTAAACGGCTCTCTTGTACAGCGAATGCCCGTGACGGCTCCTGAGGCGTCTCAGGCAATCGTCAGGGAGTGTAGAGCATGAGTCGTGCCATACCTCGAATAAAAGGTTATCTATTTGATTTATAAGGGTATTAAATTTTTGTTTCGAAGAATTTATCACGCCGTGATCCGGCAATCCGAATAGGCTGTGGTGTGGCGTTCGGAAAACCGAATAGGGGGTGTGGGATTTTTCTTGCATAAAAAAGCCCCTGGACCTTTCGGTGCAGGGGCTTTTCAAGGCGACCTGATCAGGCCGCTTCAATCTTTGCACGGGTTTGCTCGACCTTGGACAGGTAACGTTGCACGTTGTCCTGTTCTTCCTGGGTGGTGAACAAGCCGAGCTTGGTACGGCGCCACAGCACGTCGTGGGGCTGGGTCGCCCACTCTTCGGCGCACAGGTAATCGACTTCGCGGGTGTACAGGCCGCCACCCAGATGGTCGCCCAGGTCGGCCAGCGACTGCACACCTTCGAGCAGTCGCCAGGTGCGGCTGCCGTAAGTGGTGGACCAACGGCGGGCGATCTCGCTCGGTATCCAGTCGAACTTGCTGCGAATCGCTTCGGCCAGGGCTTCTGGCGTCGTCATGTTTTCACCGCCCGGCAGGCTGGCGGTGGCGGTCCAGCTTGGGCGCATCTGGGTAAAGTAGGGTGCCAGTTGCGCCATCGCCGACTCAGCGAGTTTGCGATACGTGGTCAGCTTGCCGCCGAACACCGACAGGATCGGCGCTTCGCCCGTGCCGCCGGACAGTGCCAGGGTGTAGTCGCGGGTGATGGCCGACGGGTTGTCCGACTCGTCGTTGCACAGCGGGCGCACGCCGGAGTAGGTGTGCACGATGTCATCGCGGCTCAGTTGTTTCTTGAAGTGCGCGTTGA of Pseudomonas azotoformans contains these proteins:
- the aauR gene encoding two-component response regulator AauR codes for the protein MNTDATALKEDLTVLIVEDDPHVLLGCQQALALEDIPSVGVGSAEEALKRIGENFAGIVISDIRLPGIDGLELLTRLKALDKSLPVVLITGHGDISMAVGAMRNGAYDFMEKPFSPERLVDVARRALEQRGLAREVWSLRRQLAERDSLEGRIIGRSPAMQNLRELIANVADTSANVLIEGETGTGKELVARCLHDFSRRHAHQFVALNCGGLPENLFESEIFGHEANAFTGAGKRRIGKIEHAHEGTLFLDEVESMPINLQIKLLRVLQERTLERLGSNQSVAVDCRVIAATKSDLDELSRANQFRSDLYYRLNVVTLELPPLRERREDILQLFEHFLQQSSLRFDRTAPELDNQTLSSLMSHDWPGNVRELRNVAERFALGLPAFKKSGASSGGQGLAFTEAVEAFERNLLNDALQRSGGNLTQASQELGMAKTTLFDKVKKYGLSH
- a CDS encoding amino acid ABC transporter permease; this translates as MDFDFSGIIPAIPGLWNGMVMTLQLMVMGVVGGIALGTVLALMRLSSSKLLSRVAGAYVNYFRSIPLLLVITWFYLAVPFVLRWITGEDTPIGAFTSCVVAFMMFEAAYFCEIVRAGVQSIPKGQMAAAQAMGMTYGQTMRLIILPQAFRKMTPLLLQQSIILFQDTSLVYTVGLVDFLNSARSNGDIIGRSNEFLIFAGVVYFIISFSASLLVKRLQKRFAV
- a CDS encoding amino acid ABC transporter ATP-binding protein, which codes for MISIKNINKWYGDFQVLTDCSTEVKKGEVIVVCGPSGSGKSTLIKCVNALEPFQKGDIVVDGTSIADPKTNLPQLRSRVGMVFQHFELFPHLTITENLTIAQIKVLGRSKEEATKKGLQLLERVGLSAHAHKHPGQLSGGQQQRVAIARALAMDPIVMLFDEPTSALDPEMVNEVLDVMVQLAHEGMTMMCVTHEMGFARKVADRVIFMDAGKIIEDCPKEEFFGDISARSERAQHFLEKILQH
- the aauS gene encoding two-component sensor histidine kinase AauS, translated to MKCDPNQFRAAPPSLAVKPRLIRQLFLPPLIIALMIGLGFIGFWVSEYYGIRTLSDTGERQLELHARTVESELSKYTYLPSLLELESSVSTLLADPNQGTRKTVNDYLEGLNRRSRSRAIYVMDTTGRVLATSNWRDADSYQGEDLSFRAYFQNAVRGQPGRFYGIGSTNGEPGYYLAHGLEEHGKIIGVAVVKVRLEALEERWQRARLEAFVSDENGIIILSSDPARRLKAVRPLSDDTKDRLAHSLQYYWATLNELEPLARERLNEGTEKLTFPANSEVVNDEHEVSYLAQTRPLNDTPWNFTLLTPLNDLRRAAINQGILVAVAFGLVAFLLIAWNERRKVIATRLAAREALQEANSQLERRIAERTADLRASNERLKGQIRERRQAEETLRRAQDELVQAGKLAAIGQMSTSIAHELNQPLAALRTLSGNTVRFLERGALDTASANLKTINELIDRMGRITASLRSFARRGDDQGEASLAKAVDAAFQVLGARLDSLPLTLHRDFSHAQLQIDQTRLEQILVNLIGNALDAMQAQPAPQLWLEGSSNDGKYRLLVRDNGHGIDPEARKHLFEPFFTTKPGEQGLGLGLTLSASLAAATGGNLAVEHPASGGTAFVLCLPLAGTQQAEST
- a CDS encoding GlpM family protein, translating into MDLLLKAALGAAVVLILAALAKTKNYYIAGLVPLFPTFALIAHYIVGKGRSVDDLKTTILFGMWSIIPYFVYLATLYVMVDRMRLEASLAVAAVAWLMAATVLVSIWVRVHT
- a CDS encoding sensor histidine kinase — encoded protein: MITKTRQKARPFAISRWSVQRKLVLAFWLVSVIPTMIAAELAATTLSQIFDSNVRIWLQESTKIVKDEIGDILHDNARMAKLFLRYTSPPSSRQAAKHDRLTADIADATDIDVVALIRASDHKVEFSTASDDIVKQINLTSNAVLQTVQVAGVSTGLVVSTFETSRDGIDYILLVATYLDSSFLTSVADVHSLDLRLYLANPDGFSEIFSTQRFVDHPSRIPKSVETAMRSTRQPSEQFTNNYSGLYWPIFNDAGDLQGVIFSGLLRHTSLVGLVNQSNLFLLIFLLSSALSLAAGVLVSRRLTKPLRDLSQGVDAVISGNYEHRVLVSGGDELAQLSSTFNHMTERLGELHHLEAQLRRRDRLHALGEVAMGLAHEIRNPLGIIKTATQLLHRRADLAETDKRHLEYVVSEVSRINDLITEFLDFAKPNPPLRVLQPARALVDEILGFCAPELATHAIDARVDDQAPGATLYADAKQLKQACLNLILNAIDAMPEGGRLTLGIRTVGDNTVISIADTGQGIPADMLERIFTPFVTTKASGTGLGLAKVYSIMESHDGSIECASEKDAGATFSLYIPAIGEDDEDSHDA
- a CDS encoding sigma-54-dependent transcriptional regulator — translated: MTHNILVVDDEPKLCDLLASALGQNGVQVFIAGNGLHALKVLEQEDIDLVISDWRMPGMDGPALLAEIKVRYPHVPVIVMTAYSTVKNAVQSMRNGAYDYIAKPFDIDELDITVAKALQFRDIMRDNARLRAELDEHAQFDSLVGDSPAFRKVLQAVDSVRDSSATILLTGESGTGKEMVARAIHKHGSRADQPFVAVNCAAIPEGLLESEMFGHRKGAFTGAVADRVGRFQQADKGTLFLDEVGDMPLALQAKILRALQERVIEPVGDPRERKVDVRVIAATNKNLLDAVANKEFREDLYYRLNVFPIPLPALRERVEDIAPLARHFAQTLSATAGKRITGFSPEALQAMAAYHWPGNIRELQNCVERATIVAASPVIEDIDLPGYLFASKPSEGGVTAILSDGPGIPQDLDAALAEVEKAYILAALQESNGVQAAAAAKIGISERSFWYRLKKLGIQVDKIVR
- a CDS encoding GNAT family N-acetyltransferase; this translates as MITAQAFPTIRAIQRSAWNDCFPGALEDWDYYVAVENAAIDDFQWRYLAVYQDGTLVAVAAAFITHYRLDTTVSGAGKRLTERVERLWPGLLQLGLYALGSPVAERCDVGFASSVPDAQRPLLLKHLLEAARQDADDFGIGLVAVKDAPSKDPHWLQSCRAAGFQSMPSLPTGVLPLPYGSVDAYLGSLGKSTRKDLRRKLRAPGPRVEWRRNIDDVLPEVMRLYEATLTRAELQFERLPAGYFTGVLERLDERAICVLYWVDEQLVAFNLILVDEHRLVDKFFGHDVAFTRDYNLYFRSWLTNVDYCIQHNIAVYECGQAGYASKLRLGCEFQGNSVFFRHRNRLVNGLLKLVKLFIRPDRSDPAMAAAISET